Proteins encoded by one window of Mustelus asterias unplaced genomic scaffold, sMusAst1.hap1.1 HAP1_SCAFFOLD_79, whole genome shotgun sequence:
- the LOC144483844 gene encoding uncharacterized protein LOC144483844 has translation MEKPWKCGDCGKRYRAPSLLEAHRRSHTGERPFTCSQCGEGFTHSSNMKRHQRVHTGERPFTCSQCGKGFACSSTLRKHQRVHTGERPFTCSRCGEGFTQSSHLQRHQRFHTGERPFTCSQCGKGFCDSSSLLTHQRIHIGERPFTCSV, from the coding sequence atggagaaaccatggaaatgtggggactgtgggaagagatacagagccccctctctgctggaagctcatcggcgcagccacactggggagaggccattcacctgctctcagtgtggggagggattcactcactcatccaacatgaagagacaccagcgagttcacactggggagagaccattcacctgctctcagtgtgggaagggattcgcttgttcatccaccctgcggaaacaccaacgagttcacactggggagaggccctttacCTGCTCtcgatgtggggagggattcactcagtcatcccacctgcagagacaccagcgatttcatactggggagaggccattcacctgctctcagtgtgggaagggattctgtgattcatccagcctgctgacacaccagcgaattcacattggggagaggccgttcacgtgCTCTGTGTGa
- the LOC144483819 gene encoding uncharacterized protein LOC144483819: MLTRQRSRNSESSFTCSVCGKKFMCSSNLLAHQLDHIIQKPLQSSDSGQSIETSEEQAQHQLLHTDERPFSCSHCGKRFSQSSRLAEHQLLHTHERPFSCSHCGESFSDSVHLTEHQQVHTKDRPFSCSQCGKRFTQSSHCTVHQQIHFQKKHFKCFKCEKTFKRRISLLRHQGTHTGERPYVCPVCGKTFTCLQHLLSHRPIHTEERGFICSVCGKTFTESSSLRRHRRIHTGEKPFSCSICGKRFAQFSYCNQHQHIHSDKRPFQCSECNKTFKRSDDLLKHKRIHTGERPFLCSVCGKGFAQSSGLLRHQRIHTGEKPFTCSVCGKGFTDSSYMLKHQRAHTATEPFTCSLCGKGFTDPSRLQRHQRVHTGAKPFNCSMCGKGFNQYYSLLKHRRLHV; this comes from the coding sequence atgctgacacgacagcgatctcgcaatagtgagagttcattcacctgctccgtgtgtgggaagaaattcatgtgttcgtccaacctgctggctcaccaactcgatcacattattcagaagcctcttcaaagctctgactctgggcaaagcattgaaacctctgaggaacaggcccaacaccagctccttcacactgacgagagaccgttcagctgctcccactgcgggaagaggttcagccagtcctcccgccttgcagagcaccagctccttcacacacacgagagaccgttcagctgctctcactgtggagAGTCGTTCAGCGactcagtgcatctcactgagcaccaacaagttcacaccaaggacaggccattcagctgctcccagtgtgggaagagattcactcagtcctcccactgcaccgttcaccaacagattcattttcagaagaaacattttaaatgctttaaatgtgagaagaccttcaaaagaaggattagtctgctgagacaccagggcactcacactggggagaggccatacgtttgccctgtgtgtgggaaaacATTTACTTGTTTGCAGCATCTGCTGAGTCACCGGCCtattcacaccgaggagaggggattcatctgctccgtgtgtgggaagactTTCACGGAGTCATCCAGCCTCCGGAGACACcgccgcattcacacaggggagaagccgttctccTGCTCCATTTGCGGCAAAAGATTTGCTCAGTTTTCCTACTGCAAtcaacaccaacacattcactctgataagagaccttttcaatgctcagaatgcaataagacctttaaaagaagtgatgatctgctgaaacacaaacgcattcacaccggggagaggccgttcctgtgctctgtgtgtggaaagggattcgctcagtcgtctggcctgctgagacaccaacgcattcacaccggggagaagccgttcacctgctctgtgtgtgggaagggattcactgattcatcctatatgctgaaacaccagcgagctcacactgcgacagaaccattcacctgctccctgtgtgggaagggattcactgatccatcccgcctgcagagacaccagcgagttcacactggggcaaaacctttcaactgctccatgtgtgggaagggatttaatcagtattacagcctgctgaaacatagaCGACTTCATGTGTGA
- the LOC144483828 gene encoding uncharacterized protein LOC144483828 isoform X1 codes for MEGESTVNSGEKPYTCSVCGRTFSRSSGLLKHKCSHNKEKQWKCGDCGKRFRFPSELKTHRHNHTGERPFTCSECGKGFTTSSILLTHQRVHTGERPFTCSKCGMGFVCSSHLLKHRWVHTGERPFNCHECGKGFATSSILLTHQRVHTRERPFRCSDCGKGFPTSSILLKHQRVHTGERPFTCSDCGRGFSQSFILLKHQRVHTGERPFTCSSCGKGFIDSSTLQRHQRVHTGERPFTCSDCGKRFSQSSNLVKHQRIHTGDRPFTCSVCGKGFTQSPHLLKHQRVHE; via the coding sequence atggaaggggaAAGCACGGTTaacagtggagagaaaccgtacacctgttctgtgtgtggacgaacatttagccgatcatctggcctgttgaaacataaatgcagtcacaacaaggagaaacaatggaaatgtggagactgtgggaagagattcagattCCCATCTGAACTGAAAACTCATCGACAcaatcacactggagagagaccattcacctgctctgagtgtgggaagggattcactacctcatccatcttgctgacacaccagcgagttcacactggggagagaccgttcacctgctccaagtgtgggatgggattcgtttgttcatcccacctgctgaaacaccggtgggttcacactggggagaggccattcaactgtcatgagtgtgggaagggattcgctaccTCATCaatcctgctgacacaccagagagttcacactagagagagaccattcagatgctctgattgtgggaagggattccctaCCTCTTCtatcctgctgaaacaccagcgagttcacactggagagaggccgttcacctgctctgattgtgggaggggcttcagtcagtcattcatcttgttgaaacaccagcgagttcacactggggagaggccattcacttgctccagttgtgggaagggatttattgattcatccaccctgcagagacaccagcgagttcacaccggggagagaccattcacctgctctgattgtggtaagagattcagtcaatcatccaacctggtaaagcaccagcgaattcacactggggacaggccattcacctgctccgtgtgtgggaagggattcactcagtcacctcacctgctgaaacaccagcgtgttcacgaaTGA
- the LOC144483828 gene encoding uncharacterized protein LOC144483828 isoform X2: MEGKSTAHSGEKLYTCSVCGRGFSRLSGLSKHKCSHGGEKLWKCEYCGKGFSSPSELEIHRRSHTGERPFTCSECGKGFTQLSHLVRHQRVHTGERPFTCSVCKVGFTQSAHLVSHQRVHTGERPFTCSECGKKFSRSFHLLIHQRIHSGERPFTCSECEKAFITSTELLTHQRIHTEDNPFTCSKCGKEFANSSNLICHQRIHTDERPFKCPDCGKCFKSFGNLMTHQRVHTRVRSDAFTVGLSSDNHLLSL, translated from the coding sequence atggaaggaaaaagcaccgctcacagtggggagaaactgtacacgtgttccgtGTGTGGACGAGGATTCAGCCGTTTATCTGGCCTGTcaaaacataaatgcagtcacggtggggagaaattgtggaaatgtgagtattgtggcaagggattcagttcCCCAtcggagctggaaattcatcgacggagtcacactggggagagaccgttcacctgctccgagtgtgggaaaggattcactcagttgtcccacctggtgagacaccagcgagttcacactggggagagaccattcacctgctctgtgtgcaaggtgggattcactcagtcagcccacctggtgtcacaccagcgagttcacactggggagagaccattcacctgctccgagtgtgggaagaaattcagccgGTCGTTTCACCTTCTGAttcaccagcgaattcactctggagagagaccattcacctgctctgagtgtgagaaggcATTCATTACATCAACAGAACTGTtgacacaccagcggattcacactgaggataacccgttcacctgctccaaatgtgggaaggaATTCGCTAACTCTTCGAACCTGATCTGCCATCAACggattcacactgacgagagaccttttaaatgcccagactgtggaaagtgctttaaaagttttgGGAACTTGATGACccatcaacgggttcacactCGAGTCCGTTCAGATGCTTTCACCGTGGGACTGAGTTCAGATAATCATCTCCTCTCACTGtaa